The Tardibacter chloracetimidivorans region AATCCCCGGTCCTATGGAACTCAGAGGAGCTTTCCGTCTTCATGTCCGACAAGTTGGAGAGGAAGCCGGAGTCGATCTCTTGGCTACGCTTAAAGATGGCCCGGTCATCATCGAGACGCACTTTGGTCTCAACGTCAATTAAGTTTATGTCTTGCATCAAATGTAAACTGTAGGGTGACGGGGAGCCACTTTCGTAAACTCCCCGCCTCCACTGGTTAGGTGAGGTTCACCACAAGGCCGTCGCCAGCATAGTTCTTATGCTTCAGGCCAACTTCGCCAACAAGCTGGTTCTTCGTGGCGTCGCCGGTCTTAGCCAGCGGCTCACGAGTCCACTTACGCAGCCACACGGCTTTCCACATCGTAGGATCGAGGAGCCATGCGTCAGTCGTCTTCTGGAAGCGGTTGAGGACCACCTTGTACTCACCGAAGGGCGAGACATAGAGGTCAACCACGTTCACCAGCGACTTGGTGCCGTCGTTGAAGTTGCGCGAGCGGCCAGAGGCACCCGTGAAGCCAGCGACGATCAGAGCGTCAGCGGGCTTAATCATCAGGATCGACGGTTCGCCACCAACGTCATAGACAGCCTGACCGATGCCAAGCAGCGCCGTCTCGGAGAAGGCCGCAGCCGTACCCGTGGTACCACCAAGCGGCGTACCGGCACCCATGTACCAGCGGTTCGAGGCAGTCGTGACCATCTGCGAGGCCGAAGCGGTCTTACGAGCCGTCGGACCCGAAGAGTCACCAACCACCTTCGCCTGGGCGAGACCAACGAACGCGTGTTCAAGGTCACGCTTCACTTCCTCGCCAGCCTTCATCAACTGGTAGGCAGTTTCCTTGGCGCGGCCATACTGGTCCACAGCATCTTCGGTAGCGGAGACCTTGATGGTCTTCTCAAGAATCTGCGTGGTGTTATCACGGAGCGTCGGGGGCGTCAGGGTTGCATCCGAAGCGTCGGCACCTTCGACCGCAGCGTTGACCTGCACAGCACGGAGGCTATCTTCGAGCCACTGGAACG contains the following coding sequences:
- a CDS encoding SU10 major capsid protein translates to MATYTTYDTVGIKEDVSDVISNLSPTKTPFQTMIGSETTKNRTFQWLEDSLRAVQVNAAVEGADASDATLTPPTLRDNTTQILEKTIKVSATEDAVDQYGRAKETAYQLMKAGEEVKRDLEHAFVGLAQAKVVGDSSGPTARKTASASQMVTTASNRWYMGAGTPLGGTTGTAAAFSETALLGIGQAVYDVGGEPSILMIKPADALIVAGFTGASGRSRNFNDGTKSLVNVVDLYVSPFGEYKVVLNRFQKTTDAWLLDPTMWKAVWLRKWTREPLAKTGDATKNQLVGEVGLKHKNYAGDGLVVNLT